The Rhodanobacteraceae bacterium DNA segment CTGTGCATTGCCTGGACCGCCCTCAGCGATCTGGCCTTCCTGCTGCTGATGATCTCAGCGTGGCCACCCAGCGCAAGTCTGCTCAGGATCTTCCAGGCTGATGTGCTGTCCCTGGCACTGTTGCTGAGCGCTGCGATGGCGATGCGTTCTGCTCGGTCAGCGCGCGCCTGAACTCGCCCGCGGACACCCCAAACCAGCGCTTCACCGCATGTTGCAGTGCCGCAGGTTCGGAAAAGCCGAGCAAATAGGCGATCTCGCTGAGCGACAGGCGCCCGGCCAGATGCACCCGTGCCAGATCGCGGCGGCAGTCGTCCTTCAGCTGCCGGAAACTCAAGCCGGCGTCGGCCAGACGTGATCGGAGCACGTCCCGGCTGACCTCGCAGGCCCGCGCCGTCTGCTCCAGGGACAAGGGTCTGCCACCCAGCCAGCCTAGACGCAGCTGTTCGGCGACGCGCTCGCCGAAGCTCTCGACCGCCGCTGGCAAGCGGTGGCTGGCAAACTGCTCAAGGATGTCGCGCAGGTACTGGTCGTGGGTCTGCAGCGGCCAAGCCAGAGCCTGCTGATCGAAGCACAGGGCGTTGCGCGCAGTCGAGAATTCGGGATCGATACCGAAACGATGTCGATAGGCCGCCAATGGCGCCTGTGGCGGCGCCCGAAACTGCACCCGGCGCAGCGGCAGCTGGCGACCCGCGGCCTGGGCCATGAACACGCAGCACATGCTGTAGAAGTGTTCGACAATCCAGGGATTGTGTCGATGTCCCTGATCCAGCGCGGCGTTGGCATAACCGAGGCAGGCTTCGGCGCCGTCCCGCGCCAGCATCATCCGGTCATCGGCATCGGTCAGGCGGATGTAGCGCACCACCGATTCCAGGGCCTCTCCGACGCTGGCACAACGCAGCGCCAGATGCGTGACCACATGCATCTGTCCGGGCGGAAACTCATCGACCAGACGCAGACCGATATCGACACGCAAGCTTGCGGCCATGCTCCAGAGCTGATCGAAGGCCTCCAGCGGAAACTGCATTTCCGGCGACGACAGCTGTTCACGGCTGACGCCGGCGCGCTGCAGCAGGGCATCCGGCGCCACCCCGAAACGATCGAGTTCGGCGACCAGAAACCTCACGGTAATCGACGTGGTGGTGCCGCGCGCCACTGGGCTCCGATCATCAATTTCCCATGTCGGATCATCGCCAGCGCGAACGACAGTGTCCACCATGACAACATCCGCCGTCCTGGGAGGGGCACAGCATGCTGCAGTGGATTTCCGAGCACACCGCACTGGCGATCGTCATCATCTTCGTCGGATTTGCGATCGCCGAATGGCTGCGCGGGCGCTTTCGCAGTCCGCATGAAACCCACGAGGACGCGCCGCTGGAAGGCGCGATGACCATGCTCTTTGCCGGTGCCATCTACCCCGGCATTCTGTTGCTGGTGGGCTGGCTGGCCGAGTGCTACACGCCGGAAATGGCCGGTAGCCTGGCACACCTGCCGGTCTGGGCCATGATCGGGCTGTTGCTGATCGGCGATGATCTGACCCAGTACTGGTGGCATCGGGCCTCGCATTCGCCACTGCTCTGGCCTCTGCACCGCGCCCACCATTCGGCACCGTACATGGGCATCCGGGTGGTCTACCGCAACAATTTCTTCTACTACGCGATGATGCCCGGGCTATGGATCAGCGCCTATCTGGTGTTCATGGGTCTGGGGGCGGTCTATCCCTGGTACGTACTGGTGAAGATGCTGGTGATCTTCGGCGCCCACAGTGAAGTGCGCTGGGATTCAGTGCTCTATCGCCATCGCTGGCTGCACCCGCTGGCGTGGCTCGTCGAACGCACGATCTCCACCCCCGCCACGCACTACGCCCACCACGCCATGACCCAGGCCGATGGCATTGGCCATTACAAGGGCAATTACGGCAATCTCCTGTTCTTCTGGGATGTACTGTTCGGCACGGCGCGGATCACGCGGCAGTATCCTGCCCGATCAGGGCTCTATGACGATGTGGTCTACGGGCCGGAGCGCTGGACGGTGCAGCTGTTCTATCCGCTGCTGCGCTCGAAGCGTGAGCAGTCGGTGCTGACCGGCACGACCGCGCCGCAGGTTGCCGCCGCGACGCTGGATCCAAGCCCCGAGGAGCTCAAGCAGCCCAGCCCTTGGGCGCGCGGACCGTTTCGGGCTTCGCTATCCGAGCCGGTGCTGGAGTGAATCCTTGGCCGAGGGCGCGAGGGCACGAAAGATCAAAAGCTCGCGCCGATGCTGCTCTTGCGCGCCCTCGTGCCCTCGTGACCTCGGCCTGCTACTCCTCCCGCCAATGCCGCGCGCCCAGAAAGATCAGCCGCAGCTGGCGCACGAAGTTCTCGACGAGCTCGGTCTCCTGGCGCGATCGACCCTGGGGCAGATCGAGGATGTCGGACGCGGCGTTGAGCATGGTCGTGACCACCAGCCCGCAGATCATCTGCAGGCTGCTGCTGGAAAGA contains these protein-coding regions:
- a CDS encoding AraC family transcriptional regulator; translated protein: MVDTVVRAGDDPTWEIDDRSPVARGTTTSITVRFLVAELDRFGVAPDALLQRAGVSREQLSSPEMQFPLEAFDQLWSMAASLRVDIGLRLVDEFPPGQMHVVTHLALRCASVGEALESVVRYIRLTDADDRMMLARDGAEACLGYANAALDQGHRHNPWIVEHFYSMCCVFMAQAAGRQLPLRRVQFRAPPQAPLAAYRHRFGIDPEFSTARNALCFDQQALAWPLQTHDQYLRDILEQFASHRLPAAVESFGERVAEQLRLGWLGGRPLSLEQTARACEVSRDVLRSRLADAGLSFRQLKDDCRRDLARVHLAGRLSLSEIAYLLGFSEPAALQHAVKRWFGVSAGEFRRALTEQNASPSQRSATVPGTAHQPGRS
- a CDS encoding sterol desaturase family protein, coding for MLQWISEHTALAIVIIFVGFAIAEWLRGRFRSPHETHEDAPLEGAMTMLFAGAIYPGILLLVGWLAECYTPEMAGSLAHLPVWAMIGLLLIGDDLTQYWWHRASHSPLLWPLHRAHHSAPYMGIRVVYRNNFFYYAMMPGLWISAYLVFMGLGAVYPWYVLVKMLVIFGAHSEVRWDSVLYRHRWLHPLAWLVERTISTPATHYAHHAMTQADGIGHYKGNYGNLLFFWDVLFGTARITRQYPARSGLYDDVVYGPERWTVQLFYPLLRSKREQSVLTGTTAPQVAAATLDPSPEELKQPSPWARGPFRASLSEPVLE